The DNA sequence ACGCGCCGCCGGTAGGAAGGCCAACCTACGAACAACAAACCCTTTCGAATGGTGCCGGTGAAACCACGAGGAAAAACCATCGAATTGAACCCAGCGTGATTTCGCAGTTGTACCGCGACGAAGGCGCGACCGAGGCCGAGGTCGTGAAGGGGGAATCGATAGGGGAGCGCAAAGAAGTTTTTCGAACGGTTCCACTCAAGGATCTCACCGTCAGTCCCGAGTTTTTGAAGCGTCTTGAGCGTGAGGACGTCGGCGGTCGCGAGGAGGGGAACCGATCCGGCGGTGGAGCGATGCTGGGCGGAGGCGGATCCTCACTGCCAGGAAAAGAAGAAAAGCCCGACGCACGGGAGCATGCGCTCGATCCTTTCTCATGCGCCGTGCGCTCGTTTGTGCCGGGAAGAACGAAGAGCGGGAAGTCTATTCGTCCGATCTGGGACATCATGGATCTTAACTCACGGGTCCTCGGCCCGCCCGACTACTCGTTGGACACGAAGTTGCCCGCCCTCGATCGCTTACTTTCCCTCGGTAACGGCGGCGAAATCGTCCTGGAAGTGGTGGGCGGAGATTTGGCGGATGGCCCCGGCGCCGATTTCGTCGTGTTTGAAAATCCCTTCATCATCAACGGTTCCCATGGAAAAGAGGTCTATGTGGAGACCGCGTATGTGTCCGTAGCTACCGTTGACTCACCGGAGGACTTCCGCGATTTTCCTTGTGCCAAAGACGAGCCTCCCTATCGGGGGTGTGCGGGCGTAACGCCGGTCCGGTACGCTTCAGAGCTGCCCCTCGTTGCGGTCGGAGGGGACCAGTTTGACCTGGCAAGCGTCGGGCTCCCGCGCGCCCGGATCATCCGGCTTCGGGACACGGGTGACAACGAAAGCTTTTTAGAGGGAACCGAGGGATTCGATCTCGACGCCGTGGCGTTGATTCACACGTCGTACTAAAGCCGCAATCCATTCATAGGAGAATGTAAGCGCTACGATCCAAAACAGGTCCCCCAGAAGCGTGTTGCGGAAGAAGGGAAGGGCGGCGGCGTAACAGGATACGAGCCCCGAGAACGTCCAAGCGTAAAGGTGTCCATCCACCCAGACACCCAAATTGGAAATCAGAAAGAAAAGGACCGAACCGAAAAACGTGGCCGCCAGTGCGCCGCCCCGTTGCGACCTCAGCCATCGACCACACAGCATCTGAATCGCAAAGCCACCGTACACGAACGGTGTTGCCAATGTCATGACAGGGTAGTCATAAATGAAAGCAAGGAGTGCGTCACTCAACAGCATCAGCCCGAAAAGAATTCCCAGCGCACGCATCGGCGACAAGGTTCGGCCGGCAAAGACAGCTGTCGCACCCACGGGGGCGAAATTCGCCGGGTGCGGAATCACGCGCAACACAACACATAATCCGATCATCAATAAGGAAAGCATGAAGAAGGAATTACCACGCGGTTTGGAACTCTGTCCAATTTAGTCGTTTCACGCCGTTTTGTGTTCCGGCCCCCTTCCTGTAATAGTGCGCCCCGAGGAGGTGCTTACCCACTATGTTCAAAGGAAAAATCGGATTCATTGCCGCCATCGGGATCGGCGTTGTTCTGCTCCTCCTTCTGGCCGTCGGAATCGGAGGATTTTCTCTTTACAACCGCCTGGTGGCCTTAAACGAACAGACGAACAATGCCTGGTCCCAAGTGCAGAACCAATATCAACGAAGGTTCGATCTCATACCGAATCTGGTTGAAACCGTGAAAGGGTATGCTTCGCACGAAAGGGAGACGCTCCAAAGGGTAACCGAGGCTCGCGCAAGAGTGGGGCAATTGACGCTTTCACCCGATATTTTGAAGAATCCCCAAGCTTTTCAAATGTTCGAGAAGGCACAAGGGGAATTGACCTCTGCGTTGACCCGCTTGATGGCCGTCGTGGAGAACTATCCCAATCTTAAAGCCAACGAGAATTTCCTTCAGCTTCAGGCCCAACTGGAGGGAACCGAAAATCGCATCGCCGTGGAACGAATGCGCTTCAACGACGCCGTTCGGGAATACAATGTGGCCGTTCGAACGCTACCGACGATGTGGATCGCCCGGTTCGCCGGCTTCGGTCCGAAATCATATTTTGAGGCTACGGGAGCCGCCCAGA is a window from the Bdellovibrionota bacterium genome containing:
- a CDS encoding DUF6580 family putative transport protein; this translates as MLSLLMIGLCVVLRVIPHPANFAPVGATAVFAGRTLSPMRALGILFGLMLLSDALLAFIYDYPVMTLATPFVYGGFAIQMLCGRWLRSQRGGALAATFFGSVLFFLISNLGVWVDGHLYAWTFSGLVSCYAAALPFFRNTLLGDLFWIVALTFSYEWIAALVRRVNQRHGVEIESLGSL
- a CDS encoding LemA family protein, translated to MFKGKIGFIAAIGIGVVLLLLLAVGIGGFSLYNRLVALNEQTNNAWSQVQNQYQRRFDLIPNLVETVKGYASHERETLQRVTEARARVGQLTLSPDILKNPQAFQMFEKAQGELTSALTRLMAVVENYPNLKANENFLQLQAQLEGTENRIAVERMRFNDAVREYNVAVRTLPTMWIARFAGFGPKSYFEATGAAQTTVPAVKF